Proteins encoded in a region of the Streptomyces sp. NBC_01471 genome:
- a CDS encoding septum formation initiator family protein — MAGNRDRFSTATRLKVLGEQTAARVYRSQSRRQARRPRLTGRAAILLMVLCTLVVALAYPMRQYVSQRGDIADQRRQVSEAKARVEELRDEKARLQDNAYVERLAREQLHYVRPGETSYTMIDPDARTQRSGGNGAADRPWYSNLWDGVDSADRTKAP; from the coding sequence ATGGCAGGGAACCGGGACCGGTTCTCCACCGCGACCAGACTCAAGGTGCTCGGTGAGCAGACCGCGGCCCGTGTCTACCGCTCCCAGTCCAGGCGCCAGGCGCGCAGGCCCCGGCTCACCGGCCGGGCGGCGATACTGCTGATGGTGCTCTGCACCCTGGTGGTGGCACTCGCGTATCCGATGCGGCAGTACGTCTCGCAGCGTGGCGACATCGCCGACCAGCGGCGCCAGGTCAGCGAAGCGAAGGCGCGCGTCGAGGAGCTGCGGGACGAGAAGGCACGCCTCCAGGACAACGCGTACGTGGAGCGGCTGGCCCGAGAACAACTGCACTACGTGCGGCCGGGGGAGACCAGCTACACCATGATCGACCCCGACGCCCGCACCCAGCGCTCCGGCGGCAACGGCGCGGCGGACCGGCCGTGGTACTCGAACCTGTGGGACGGCGTGGACAGCGCGGACCGCACCAAGGCCCCCTAG